The window ACAGCCGGTGCGTGATGGTGCGCACACCCGCCTCCAGGCTCTGGATGTGCGCGAGCTGACCACGGCGGGCCAGCGCCCACTGGTCGTTGCCGGCCTTCGTGATCGACCCGGCCCAGCGCGAGGACGACTGGCCGGTGAGGATGCGCTTGCGCTCAGCCCATTGCCTGCTGCCGTGGTCCGGCCCGGCCTGGCAACGGGCTTTGAGATCACGAGAGGCCAGCGTTCCGAGATGCTCCCCGACCAGACGCAGAACCTTCTCGTCCGCGGCGGTCAGGCCCTTGAGCCGGTCACGAACCGCGACCCCGGCCGGGCCGGGCACCACGAACGACGGCCCCACCTCCCGCAGCCCGCCCACCCCACAACCTCCCTGCCGTGGACTGAAGATCCTGCCATCACATCCAACGACCGCTACCCGGCAAGGTCACGCACTCGACGGACGAACCTCCGTTCCCCCGCGAGCATCACGATCTCCGCGGACAAGGCGCCCACGCGCACGCCAGAACACACTCATACACAGTCACTGAGCAGCAGCTCCCAACCCCTCGCCTGGGCCCTGACCCTCAGCGGCCGCGGGTACGACGAGGACATGGGCGAGTCCGTCTTCGACAACCCCAAATGGGCGACTCGGAGCGCGCCCTCGCGCTCATGGACACCCATGACGAGGAAACCCGCCAATACGCGTGGCCTGCTATCGCCGAGGAAGCCACAGAGCTCGCCATCGACGTGGTGAAACGGATGGCCGGTGTTGACCGCTGCTGTGTGGCCCTGGGCCGTATCGTCCGATCACTTACCGCTTCGGGTGACAAGGAGGACCGAGCATGGGCAGCGCACCTACTGGAGTTCGCCGTGGCGGACGCCGACGCGGCCGAGGCAGAGGCACAGCGCCATGACGCGGCGAATGCCGAGACGGCCCGTCAATGGCGAGAGGCAGCCTTTTCCGCACAGGCGGCGGTCGCCCAAGCTCGGATCGCTCTCGGCGACCACGAGGCGGCCGAACGCTGGCTGATCAAGGCCGCACCCCAACTCGCTTCCGATCCCGAGTTGTTGATCCATCGCGACCGATGTGAGGCCTTGGCAGCCGTGCAAATCGGTGTTGGCCGCTATGACGAGGCCGAGGAACCCATCGAGGATATGGTCCGGTCCGATATCCGGGACCAGTCGCGACTGGCCCTCGTCAAGGTGTACCTCGGCATCGGCGAGTTGGAGCGGGCCGCCGTGCAGGCCCAATATGTCGACCCATCCAGCGACGAGGCTGTCGAGGCGTACATCCTCATGGCCGAGCACGCCGAATGGCCAGACGCCTGCCGTTGGCTCTGTCTCGCGCTGCACCACGGAGAGTGGACGAGAGCCCTGCCCACCCTTCTCTGGGCTGAGCCCACGACCGCACAGCAGGCCATCGACGCTTGCCGTTTTCTTGGCCGGGTCGGTGCCTTGGCTGGTCAGGGGGATGGTGGCGGACGTCTTGATGCTCTGGCTGTCGATCAGGCAGGCGCTGGGCTGGCTCGAGCGGCCCTCGGCTTGTGGGCCTGGTGGAGGAGGGTGTGGCGCTGACCGAGAGGGCGCTGGCTGAGACTGACTCGTCGAAGTCGTGCGGAACGGAGGCCTGTTCGAGGCCGAGCACCCGCGAGGCACGGGATGGCGTGGTGCCAGCCGTCCCGGGTGAGGGCTTCGGCGAGCAGGGCTCTGGCGCGGGGCAACTGAACGGCCATATGCAGGCGGCAGCCTGGCGATCCGCCGGGAAAGCGGCTTATGTAGAAATCTGTAGGCCGGTGATACGCCGGTTTCCTTGACAGAACTCGTATCGGTGGGGATCTGAGCGTGCGGCGGCTGGGGTTCGGGGCCATGCACTTGCCGACGGGGCCGGGTCCGGCCCGTGAGACGTCTGTCGCGGTTGCCCGGCGGGCTGTCGAGCTGGGTATCACGGTGATCGATACCGCGTATCTGTATGGCGGGGGAGCAGGCGAGGAGTTCCTGGCTGAGGCCCTGCACCCCTACCCGGAGGGACTGCTGATCACCACCAAGGTCGGCGTTGCCCGATCGGGCGCCTCGGGTGAGTGGAAGCTCGACGGGCGGCCGGCCATTGTGCGCGCTCAGGTCGAGCAGGCACTGCGGCGACTGCGCGTCGAGCGGATCGAGCTGCTTCAGCTGTCGGTGATGATCGCGGTTCCGGAGACCCCTCCGTTCGCACCGTTTCTCGGCGGCCTTGCCGTCCGTGACCTGCCCCTGCGAGGCATGTTGGTGCCGGCCGACGGGATGGTGCTGCTCGATGTCCTCGGCCAGAACCACGACGAGGAGCTGTGGGGCGACCCGCACGCCTTCCGTCCCAAACGGTTCCTCGAACGCGCAGTCGATCCTGACGAACTGATTCCCCACAGTGGTGGTGAGCCGAACACCGGGCACCGCTGCCCCGGGAGGGGCTCACCGTCGGGCTGCTCGAAGCCCTCGCGCTCCGTCTGGCCGGCCTCGGCTTCACCGTCCCCGACCAGGACCTCAGGATCTCCCTGCGGCGGATCCCCGCCCGGGTACGCAGCGGCTTCGCCGTACGGGCCGTGTGTGTGCCGAGTGAGTGCGCGCTGAGGACCGTATGAGCCTTGCGGTCGCGGAACGTGGAGGCGGTACGCCTCCGGTGAGGTCGTCCCCGAGGAGGCGGGTGTGACGTGACGGCTTGAGCAGACCCGTCAGGGTCGGTGCTGTGCTGCGTACAGTCGCAGTCGCGGGCGTCATGGCATGGCGAGGAACGGCGGGAACGCCGTTTTCGCGAGGCTGCCTTTCGTCACCCTCACCACGGTCTTCACAGCGCCGATCACACCCTTGGGCAGGGAGAGGGTGAGGAGATACAGACCCGGTTCCACATGGGTGAAGCCGAACCAGCCCGAGCCGTCGCTGAGCCGGGTGGTCTTTTGGCCGCCGCCGGTGAGCGGGGCGAGCGTCACCGGTACTTGGTCCAGCGGGCCGCCGCTGCGGAGCAGGAGCCTGCCGGTCACGTGCCCGTCCCGGGGTGCCGTCTTCCACGGCATGCCGGGCACCGCCGCCTCGTTGCTGAACGGCGCGTCCTCGCCCCGCGTCAGCGCCTGCACCAGCTTGGCACGCTCGGCCGCCAGGCCGTTGGCCGCCACGTCCTTGCTGGGGGCGGCGTACGAGTAGCCGCTCCAGCCGGCCGCGGTGTTGCCTGCCGCGCTGGGTCTCAGCGCCTCTCTGACCTGGCTGAGCGAGTCCGCGACGCCGTTCAGGTACAGCGCGGGTCCGTTGACCGCCTGCCGCTGGCCCTGGTGGTCGGCCAGGAACTCGGACCACTCGGAGAACATCCGCGCCTGGTCCGGATTCCAGTTGCGCTTGTAGTTCATGGTCACGGCGGTGTCCATGATGCCCTCGTCCAACCATCCCGCCCAGTCCTGAAGGACTTCGGTGTACGTGCGTGTGGCCCGCCAGCCGCCGACCGCCTGCGGCCCGTGTCCGTAGGTGATGGCGTCCATCGACAGGCGGGCTTGCGGGTCGACCTCCCAGACTCCGAGGTAGATCCTGCGCACCAGCTGGGTGACCTGGCTGCGCCGCCAGTCGCTCCAGGCGGTGTCGGACGCAAGGGGTACGTCCGTCCGGCCCGTGGCCTGCTGGAAGCGGGCGACGGACACGGCGTTGTAGCCCCAGTCGCTGTGGGTGGTGGTGGAACTGCCGTCCGGGTAGCGGACGTAGTCGAGGTTGACGCCGTCCACGTCGTAGTTGCGCACGATGCTCTGGATGCCGCGGACGATGTAGTCGACGGCCGCCGGATGGCCGGGGTCTACATAGGCGTTGGCACCCACCAGTTCCTGGCCGTCGGCCTTCTTGTTGAGCCAGCGGTCGGCTCCGGTGGCGTTTGGGCCGTGCTGGTTGAAGACGTGGTCCGGGGGGCGGGGCGGGGTGCTGCTGTTCCACATGGTGTTGACGTTGACCCAGGCGTGCACCTGCAGTCCGGCCGCGTGTCCCTGTCGGACCACTTCCGCCAGCGGGTCGTAGGGCTCCGGGGCGATCGCGGCGTCGGTGCGCGGGTACAGGGCGTTGTTGCAGAAGCAGTCGTACCGCCGGGCCGTCTGCACGATCAGGACGTTGGCGTTGACGTCCAACGCGTCCTCGACCAGGGCCGTGACCTGTGCGGGTGTGTAGATGCCCGGGTTGAACGCGTCCACCCAGTAGCTGCGCCACTGGGCCGGCGCCGCCGCGCCGTCGTCGGCACGTGCGTGGGCGGGCGGCGAGGTGATCGCACCGAGGAGCAGGCCGAGGCCCGCCGCCAGGGTCGTGAGTACGCGAGGCAAACGCATGTCGAGGTGTCCCCCCCCGTGGAGTTCGTCGGCTGCGGGCGTACGTCGTGGGAAGGCGGTAGGCCCTGGCTGGCTCTAGGCGAACGTGGCTCCCCAGGTGGCCGGCCCGACGACGCCGTCCACGCTCAGACCCCGGCTCGACTGGAAGCTGCGGCAGGCGGAGTCGGATCCCGGCCCGTACTGGCCGTCCACGGCGAGGGAGTAACCGTGCGCGCTGTTCATCCGGTACTGCCAGGTCGCCACGCTGGCGTGCACGAAGGTCGGCGGCTGGCGGAAACTGACGCCGGGGTAGGGCAGGGGGCCGCCGCCGGGGTTGACCTCGCCGCTGAGCACCCTGGCGTACAGGTTGCCCGGGCATGCGGTCGCGTGGTGGTCCCGGTGGCCGGTGATGGCCCGCGCGGCGCCGCCCGACACCCGCAGGCGGTTGATGCCGTGGCGGACGGCGTCGATGAGCCCGGCGGTGATGGTGTCGTAGCTGCTGCTGGAGCCGCCGGTCAGCGCACAGACCGCGTACCAGTCGTCGTTGCCCTGCGTGGTGCCCTGGGCGGCGGTGCGGACGTGCTCGCCGCGGCCTTGGAAGAGGTAGCCGTGGACGCAGGCGAGGTGGCTGTAGGCGATGTCCGACCAGCCGTTGGAGTCCATGTGGAAGTTCTGGATGCCCCGCACCTGGGCGGCGCAGTCGGCGTGATTGGCCTTGGCCACCTTCACGGCGTCGACGTGATGGACGACCACGCCGCCCTGGGCTGGGGTGATGTTGTTGCTGACGCTCCTGGGCGCCCTGGCGCCCCATTGGGAGCGGGTGACGAACGTGGCCATCAGCTCCGCCCTCCCCGGTCCAGGGCGCAGTTGACGGCGGCGTTCAGGGGTTCGGCGTGGGCGCCGCGCGCGGCTTCGGGGCCGTGGACGGCGCCGGGGTGGCGGGAGTGCGTGACGATGGGGAGTTCACGGCGTCCCGGCGGGAGGGGGGTGCCCGCACGCGCGGGTCCGGAGCATATGGCGGGCAGCGCGAACGCACCGGCGGCTGCCGCCAGCAGCGTCGTGCGGCGAGACGGGCCGTGGGTCAACGGTCCTCCAAGGGGTGGGGAGGTACGAGCAATTGTCGAGACATTGACAGGTTCCAGTCAAGACAGCGGTAGTCGTCCGACGTACCGGCGTGGAAGCTGTTCCGCTCTTGGTGGCCGTGGATCGATGTGCGCAGTGTCAGAGGCTGATGGCAGCATCAGCCGCCATGAATGTCACCCGGACCACCCCGCCGCGACCGCTCGATGTCGCTGCGGTGTTCCGTCGACTGGCGCCGCTGGCCCGTAGGGCGACCCGGTTGCACCGACGCCCCGGTACTCCTTCACCGTGCGACAGTTCAATCGGCGGGCCGCTGTTGTGGCCCGCCGGCGAGCAGTGGCCGTACTGCGACGGCCCGCACGCCCTGGACGGGCTGAAGCCGGCCCTGTCCCTGGAGGACGTGCGACGGGAACGCTGGATCCGTGCTGCCGCGCACGGCAGGGGCATGACCCCGCAGGAGCGGGAGACCCTCGCCCGGATCCGTCCCCCGAGGAAGTACCCGACAAGGAGGTCGCCGGGCCCTCACCCGTACGAGGGCCCGGTAGCGATGCTGCCGTTGGCGCAGCTGTACGCGTCCGACATACCCGGTCTGCCCGCGCTCGCGGGGACAGAAGTGCTCCAGGCGCTGTGGTGCCCATTCGACCGTTCCTATTCAGTGAGCGGGAGTGAGTTGTGGACCCACGCCTGCGCATCTGGCGCATCCCGAACGGTTTTGGATGCACTGGTCGCCCGCTTTCGCTCCGCGTCCGGCGACACGCATCCTGTGCGTGGTCCGGGAATGCGGGGGCGGGTTTCCTCACGCCCGCGGGATCCGTGTCCGGCCTGGGTGGTCCGATGCCCGCGACGATCGCTCCGGTCGTCGCGGGGCGGTGCCGTCCGTCGCCTGATCGGGTGCCCGAGGGCGCGTCTTGCGATGGCCACCGCGGCGGCGTCGTGCCGCGTGGTGGCCCGCTTGGAGCTGGCCAGGGGCTTGCGCCAGTGCTGGGCGCCCCACTTGCTGGTGTAGGCGGGATCGACCGCGACGACGCAGATGCCCAGTTCGGCGGCCATCGACACCAGCCGGGCCCGCAGTCTGGCTGTGGGCATGCCCGAGATCAGCTTGCGAAACCGCTTGTGCCGTCCGTGCTTCTCACGGGTCTTCTCCGCGGCGAAGTCGAGGTCCTCAACGGCGACGGCCAGGCGGTGACGCTTCGCGAAGTGCAGCAGCCGGATCAGGGCGTGCCGGATCTGGGCGTCGCGGTGCGCGGCGGTACCGGACAGGTCGTAGCCGAACCGCAGCGGCGCGCCGACCGGGTTGCCGTGCTGGTCCAGGCGCCAGGCGGCGAAATGGTCGGCGTTGGTGTCGATCCCGATCAGCCCCTTGGTGCGTGCCGCCGCCAGCGGCACCGGTGGCACCGGTGGGATGGTCCAGGAGGCGGTGAGATACCAGCGGCCGCGGAGCACGTCTTCGTGGATGCGGTACGCCACGGCCCGGTTCGCGGTGATGCGGTCGCGCCACTGCTCGCCCCGGTGCGCGAACCGCACGCGCGCCGTGAGCACGTACCGGCCGTGCGGCGCGTTGGCCAGATGGACCAGCGGCACGGGAAGCTTGATGCTCACCTCACCCTCCGGTGTCACCCGGATGGTCTCGTTGCCGTACCGCTTGCCCGACTCCCCGTCGGCCTTGAGGAACCGCCGCCCGGCCTCCCAGCGGGCCCGCCACCCGGCCTCACTGAGCCCGGCCGCGTCCAAGTGGTGGCGGGTGTTCAGCAGCTGCTTCCCACCGCGCACCACACGCACGACGCCGGCCTGCCGGTCGGCACGCGCCGCCTCAAGCCGGTCCTGAAGCACCCGCAGACGGCGGGACTTCGCATGCCACTCCCGCCGCGAACAATAACCCCCGGGCGCGTGCCTGCCCGCCTTCTCCCCCAGAGGCTGCGACAACCGGCACGCGACCGTCCGGACACCGGCCTCAAGCCCCTGGATGTGCCCGAGCTGGGCGCGGCGGGCCAGCCCCCACTGATCGTGCGTGGCCTTCGTGATCGACCCCGCCCACCGCGACGACGACTCCCCCGTCACAACCCGCTTGCGCTCCGCCCACGCCTGCCCGTCGTGATCCAGCCCCGCCGCACACCGCGCCCGCAGATCACGCGAGGCAAGCGAGCCGAGATGGTCACCGACCAGGCGCAGCACCCGCTCGTCAGCAGCGGTCAGCTCCTTGAGCCGGTCCCGGACCGCCACCCCGGACGGGCCGGGCACCACGAACGGCACCGCCACTTCCCGCAGACCATCCAACCCCACCATCCCCGCCCACAGACCGACGCTCTCCCCAACACACCCAACGACCACCACCCACAAAAGGTCACCCATTCGACGAAGGAACTCCCGTTCCCCACCCAGGCACGACAGCCCTCAATACCCGATCACGCGCACTCACACACGCCCAAGCAGACTCCTGCACAGCCATCCCGCAACAGTTCACAACCCCTGGCCCGCCTGGCACCGCACGGTAGCTACCTGTCCGTCCCCCATGGCGACCATCTCCTCGGCAACGCCCGCCCCGACTGGCTGCCCCACCTCAGGGACTACATGGCCCGCACCCTGACGGAAACACCAGCATGAAGCGCTCCACCGGCAAGACCCTCCTCATCACCGGCGGCACCAGCGGCATGGGCCTGGCGACCGCACATCGCCTTGTCACCGAAGGCGCCCACGTCATCGTCACCGGCCGCACCCCGCGCACGGATTGACGCCGCCGTGAGGCAGATCGGCCCCGGCGCCTCGGGATCGTGGCCGACGCCGCTGACCTCGGCGCAGTGGACGCGCTGATGCAGACCGTCCGTGACCGTCACGGCCAACTGGACGGCCTGTTCGCGAATGTCGGCACTGGCACAACCGCGGCCGCCACGGCGGCCGGCCACCGGCATTCGACCGGCAGATCTACCGTCAGCGCGTCTGTGGCTGCGGGAGCGGGGTCCAAAAGAGACTTCGGCCGGAGGTGAATCCTTTTCGGATCTCCGCGCCTCTTGTCTGTGTACCGGCCGAACGGGCCGGCAGAACTGGGAGGAACCACCAATGATGGTCACTGGCCTCGTAGTGATCGGAGCCCTGCTCGTGGGTGCGTGCAGCTGGCACCTGATGCGGCGCTACAAGAGCCGAAGCTGACCAGTACCTGCCCGTAGGGCGCCTTCCGGGTAGGAGTCTTTAGATGAACCAACGCTTCACATGGCCGGACGAGCGGCTGATCAAGGCCGCTCAGGACGGTGACGTCACGTCGCTCACCACCGTCGTCATGGAATCGCAGCCTCATGTACGCAGGTTCGCCATGTCGCTGTGCTCCTCACCGCAGGACGCGGAGGACGCGGCGCAGGAGGCGCTGATCATCCTCTACCGGAAGATCGGCACCTTGCGGGCCGCTGGCGCGCTTGCCTCATGGATGTTCCGGATCGTGCGCAACGAATGCCTCCGGCAGGTACGGCTGCTCGTCTCACGGAGCGACGAGGCGACAGCCGAAGCGGAGGCGACTGCGGAACCGTCCGCCGAGGACGCGGTGCTGCACAGGCTGGAGGCGGAGCGGGTCGCGGCTGCGGTCAGTGTCCTTCCCCGTGACCAGCGGCAGGTCCTGATCATGCGGGACGTACAGGGCTTGCCCGGCAAGACCGTCGCCGATTCGCTCGGTCTGAGCAACGCCGCGATGAAGTCGCGGCTGCACAGAGCACGCGCAGCACTGCGTCACTCTCTGGCAGTGACGGACCAACCAGTCGGTCAAGTCGCCGATCAGGCGCGCGATCAAGCTATCGACCCACCAGTCGGAGGAGTCTCACGACCGTGAACGTCGCGACCAC of the Streptomyces sp. NBC_00287 genome contains:
- a CDS encoding cytochrome P450, which codes for MVLLDVLGQNHDEELWGDPHAFRPKRFLERAVDPDELIPHSGGEPNTGHRCPGRGSPSGCSKPSRSVWPASASPSPTRTSGSPCGGSPPGYAAASPYGPCVCRVSAR
- a CDS encoding family 10 glycosylhydrolase → MRLPRVLTTLAAGLGLLLGAITSPPAHARADDGAAAPAQWRSYWVDAFNPGIYTPAQVTALVEDALDVNANVLIVQTARRYDCFCNNALYPRTDAAIAPEPYDPLAEVVRQGHAAGLQVHAWVNVNTMWNSSTPPRPPDHVFNQHGPNATGADRWLNKKADGQELVGANAYVDPGHPAAVDYIVRGIQSIVRNYDVDGVNLDYVRYPDGSSTTTHSDWGYNAVSVARFQQATGRTDVPLASDTAWSDWRRSQVTQLVRRIYLGVWEVDPQARLSMDAITYGHGPQAVGGWRATRTYTEVLQDWAGWLDEGIMDTAVTMNYKRNWNPDQARMFSEWSEFLADHQGQRQAVNGPALYLNGVADSLSQVREALRPSAAGNTAAGWSGYSYAAPSKDVAANGLAAERAKLVQALTRGEDAPFSNEAAVPGMPWKTAPRDGHVTGRLLLRSGGPLDQVPVTLAPLTGGGQKTTRLSDGSGWFGFTHVEPGLYLLTLSLPKGVIGAVKTVVRVTKGSLAKTAFPPFLAMP
- a CDS encoding peptidoglycan recognition protein family protein is translated as MATFVTRSQWGARAPRSVSNNITPAQGGVVVHHVDAVKVAKANHADCAAQVRGIQNFHMDSNGWSDIAYSHLACVHGYLFQGRGEHVRTAAQGTTQGNDDWYAVCALTGGSSSSYDTITAGLIDAVRHGINRLRVSGGAARAITGHRDHHATACPGNLYARVLSGEVNPGGGPLPYPGVSFRQPPTFVHASVATWQYRMNSAHGYSLAVDGQYGPGSDSACRSFQSSRGLSVDGVVGPATWGATFA
- a CDS encoding transposase, which encodes MDGLREVAVPFVVPGPSGVAVRDRLKELTAADERVLRLVGDHLGSLASRDLRARCAAGLDHDGQAWAERKRVVTGESSSRWAGSITKATHDQWGLARRAQLGHIQGLEAGVRTVACRLSQPLGEKAGRHAPGGYCSRREWHAKSRRLRVLQDRLEAARADRQAGVVRVVRGGKQLLNTRHHLDAAGLSEAGWRARWEAGRRFLKADGESGKRYGNETIRVTPEGEVSIKLPVPLVHLANAPHGRYVLTARVRFAHRGEQWRDRITANRAVAYRIHEDVLRGRWYLTASWTIPPVPPVPLAAARTKGLIGIDTNADHFAAWRLDQHGNPVGAPLRFGYDLSGTAAHRDAQIRHALIRLLHFAKRHRLAVAVEDLDFAAEKTREKHGRHKRFRKLISGMPTARLRARLVSMAAELGICVVAVDPAYTSKWGAQHWRKPLASSKRATTRHDAAAVAIARRALGHPIRRRTAPPRDDRSDRRGHRTTQAGHGSRGREETRPRIPGPRTGCVSPDAERKRATSASKTVRDAPDAQAWVHNSLPLTE
- a CDS encoding SDR family NAD(P)-dependent oxidoreductase, with the translated sequence MKRSTGKTLLITGGTSGMGLATAHRLVTEGAHVIVTGRTPRTD
- a CDS encoding RNA polymerase sigma factor gives rise to the protein MNQRFTWPDERLIKAAQDGDVTSLTTVVMESQPHVRRFAMSLCSSPQDAEDAAQEALIILYRKIGTLRAAGALASWMFRIVRNECLRQVRLLVSRSDEATAEAEATAEPSAEDAVLHRLEAERVAAAVSVLPRDQRQVLIMRDVQGLPGKTVADSLGLSNAAMKSRLHRARAALRHSLAVTDQPVGQVADQARDQAIDPPVGGVSRP